One genomic segment of Besnoitia besnoiti strain Bb-Ger1 chromosome VII, whole genome shotgun sequence includes these proteins:
- a CDS encoding hypothetical protein (encoded by transcript BESB_080810), whose translation MVSGAEKHDRWVQCDKCDKWRRLPGCTDTEYAALMANPRWQCNKNRWDLARASCTAPEEDGDASESSLEAGLAPHLAPLLGNSALAFGALNPSSHPAQGGRNARLGDAGGAAGEQEVAAPREAVPTRPRHRLPLCSLMTRGSPPPPPPGRATRAARTASRPSLRRPRAAEAEAAAGRVLEEEGDMRQSWRQGATPRPLTRRPTRGSLGGRRTPRASLPSPTPSAPRMEATPSFPPTSRAASLASGSAGAGREELQASALLGKRRCAAAGAQKGKRRKGDEGSEGAAGAGDLSDYNGAHSCDDSGLQDLLHASAGRGASRRGGLSGRGGAATPLLGSTSSPRPGSRAPASSPWYSASSAPAVASNPRLPPALYSQSSSLPASAALLSSSSLRGGAGPASMGAGSGPQPFSSPVLSALSSSSPALSASSSSLLGKSAAVSSLAHQQSHAAGGGSESAGLAQASAASPPAFPALEALQQSPGGGSARAEETAHALLQSMAAGDLIDRENLSQLLASAVAKQGFKPAKGAELSVSSLLSSALASHLQRSAAQSSQGEAASDAPGGFLQKAADAPAGADAANPAALLLGRLVRGEAWDASSSARQAPVSASGAQPASVGRVSGVSKTAELGPTCVKNPRQQLSASVSQSPFLSAGDGMEKEGNDFTKEGCVGALAGASAEVGKTADATGAAVDNWVQCEACKKWRRLPASVDPDRLPDTWLCAMNFWDPFHDVCEAPEEDYRDTVVAQAQPFALPNAATAGFSPGGREAGPGLEDDGAAGSQRAVCEDPLARFLETQANGAADGASAGAASQRAALAGFKLSSSLVPGGGGGGAGDSRSRSPSLLKSHEREGAFDDGKAFSPGGRGERLLSGVAPAGLLSSPSKKHDGSSSAASLLLAHAQGSLGAGDPLVGSRLAAAGGGVSPHAGGDRFASGRHHACHGAGAGRSRRGRGAGGDVRGLRGRGEEEEGRRDEDLEAAKMRERLEELADPKFIALAQRQGPGHDLAFSAPWATGPAAPFSPQASASSGHSADTFAEGAAITVLRVPSVEKEAGHPLADRLMLYAADGTVASCLACELPFQTLQLRLLEAYRYETSRPSTDAPLDFSFLSSAGTSTGGRRHRGGDGDTPGAAREGASLSLSGREGRGGKNTGGAAPGAGRSAAAETLLPPSCLQFFSHMDAQGVRGVGGDAGEFAAARGEDRDGAASAFPCFDFLEAAAHGKAGLDACGGKQGFAASPSAGSAARGGAGAALDGGDPQASYVSSLLEKSVSNGVFVSQKNLAALASSNELCVSLDFAANVHWPGLETLSSDSDEEEERRLLEECRRDAEAEGRRRGEWTGGAALAALRETRRRERGRERERRMRSMHKSLQDLMALCPVLAKSAVPFCEEARGEAATKREDEREARLQTHSRRKKDSESRCLPPPGERRREDGRARAGEEDPVAGAEEPRPDEKRGGREKPGGGGGSRGRPFAVLELKDIIGLVCMAPDACGDEAQEDDAAEDESKREREKRKRKKGFQEDEPEDEAEDQREADTKTARKDEAEDKADAQSARREEREDEGEARGKADRDAAGVAPSLAEAGAEDADSLPPAREEEDGARGEETELEREEETPPDERKAFSAEKTEAERAPEGEAQDVEDASEADGSKLEEKAADEMTKSLLTESPRHPSPTLEEKGRRAGAESLEGEDESCGLPAVPLAADFNAETRRDGGKQEDGDEARERGRKRRSGALGDTEEADKESVQSAQEEEERNNAPEDEASASGDQEETGEDKTQGEKERTRAERRREPAAGGDEQEGKAQIKAGDEEAKEQSESLKEEESTPPAEEKGDSVAAGGKQEEAAAGDERRERFLLPPEEIPPVQEEEEPKGDKRPRQDDVSVEVGKAPAAELEEDPDDVLPASPPRAKKRKRSVVLSSDEEDAQECDTTVLAEGEEETAEEMKEGVMEQENKEAAKEGSEEDAQAGGAEEGSKKEAEDEGAECATLEDTAREIGGEEEEATIEQELKSGSAAETGSSAEREREVAPKGGGAHLESEREGEGRGEEGGVAEKAGRRDSNAREEGEKKPEPREDPGDDAEERGGAEEGKGTEAREHEEDMEERDFVVAEQVLLKTTDLHAAAALASPFDAQSEECRRDAEDVAEEKTEEASEKAAEMASDNEEDAVEKNFKESERGEESEGGQTSEGENHSGEEEGMKGNDGKGVSGDVSFSPSPLSPDGERKEPRRSVSQERSEKMRDGAASPRADQDEPSAATGAAPADESSPASSSVPASSSVPSGYPSSSSFPPPASSSPSPSSSSAPGSRALSRRLSKGGAESRGEASGECVDSRDASAGSEAGESSASSRAGQLAHEGEREQAGWALFAEAASKKEKEPRASLLSPEKEALEKGRVSPAPTDGAGECPPVSPSSSNEGGSRDESRGSGDARASEGGGEAWNGLTHSRGSSRGRGEQEEGVEGEAEAGRESRRVSSPASCLSEGDSSRASRGQSPHGREKRRRGDNSAPEAFTPRKRREGERDESGEGEQDTGDSNRLSRSPSQCLLPPPSPMSSPPSPGPRDLLSNPEVDSPSLLTARSGAAPASPADSPDSLTAEEEDPATRPPRDGEFSSRPPSAAGPLGSPPSPPGAFASGSPPSRWSLPPSSSLPRPPPPGLHSARGGEGKNSGSSSVSPLPARGLREGGDGILGPGGRLRDPLGSDRFSGARHLSRAPPPGKGPARGFGDGEDDRRGNTRPALREIEPQPHRGPGGGPGRLIVLSVEGSSAGKDSEESSPGGAVSSSGSRRGSPGAPSLPSAGPSGLTGFPSVGAAADTHSRPVRPRVFNLPSGASAFSSLGASGTGFGSSAAPFFGRSGSGGEDAAPPRHRHDEESRGSGGPRLAGGGGGLSNGRDSGSLLGAGPPRGKSRDGWLFSSLPGRPPVCGGGPPGFSSSYSSGDESREYPGSRPPGAPVLLLPPPSFSGSAKSGFSSSYSSLSSSSFSSFPCRDGESPRGGDDGARPTVGESGDGAGLLPPPSRRGDGWWNDERGERRRPGGGNAEPCFSSYQGGDGGSSFSSFSRGRRSNSREISDFYGGDGAGPRSGGGTPWSAGAEGRGARDVGGGYRSSLRRRDDI comes from the exons caggcgagtgCGCTGCTCGGGAAGCGGCgatgcgccgcggccggcgcgcagaaggggaagaggcggaagggcgacgaaggctcCGAGGGTGCGGCTGGCGCGGGAGACCTCTCCGACTACAATGGAGCCCACAGCTGCGACGACTCCGGCCTCCAGGACCTGCTCCACGCCTCTGCAGGAAGAG GggcgtctcggcgcggcggcctctctggccgcggcggcgcggcgacgccgcttCTGGGGTcgacttcttcgcctcgtccAGGTTCTCGCGCCCCTGCATCATCCCCGTGGTattctgcttcctctgcacCCGCGGTCGCGTCCAACCCTAGGCTTCCTCCTGCGTTGTACTCCCAGTCCTCCTCTTtgccggcgtctgctgctctgctttcctcttcttcgctccgGGGTGGCGCGGGTCCCGCGTCGATGGGCGCGGGCTCCGGGCCCCAGCCGTTCTCCTCGCCAGTCTTGTcggctctctcgtcttcttcgccggcgctttctgcgtcctcttcttcgctgctggGGAAGAGcgcagctgtctcctcgctcgcgcaccAGCAGTCccacgcggcgggcggaggctCAGAGTCGGCGGggctggcgcaggcgtcggcggcgtctccgcccgcgttccccgcgctggaggcgctgcagcagtcgCCGGGGGGCGggtccgcgcgcgcagaggagactgcCCACGCGCTGCTTCAGTCGATGGCCGCGGGGGACTTGATCGACCGCGAGAAcctctcgcagctgctggcgtcgGCCGTGGCTAAGCAGGGCTTCAAACCCGCCAAAGGCGCGGAGCtgagcgtctcctcgctgctctcctccgccctcgcctcgcacCTGCAACGCAGCGCTGCGCAGTCCAGCCAGGGAGAGGCGGCCAGCGACGCCCCAGGCGGCTTCCTGCagaaagccgcagacgcgcccgccggcgccgacgccgcgaatCCCGCCGCGCTCTTGCTCGGAC GTCTGGTTCGAGGAGAGGCGTGggacgcctcctcgtctgcgcgccaAGCTCCGGTGTCGGCCTCTGGAGCCCAGCCGGCGTCTgtcgggcgcgtctccggaGTCTCCAAGACTGCTGAGCTGGGGCCGACATGTGTGAAGAacccgcggcagcagctctcCGCGTCCGTCAGCCAGTCGCCGTTTCTGTCTGCGGGCGACGGAAtggagaaagaaggaaacgacTTCACCAAGGAAGGATGCGTAggggcgctggcgggcgcaTCGGCTGAGGTGGGGAAAACCGCCGACGCCACAGGCGCGGCAGTCGATAACTGGGTACAG TGCGAAGCCTGCAAGAAGTGGAGGCGACTGCCTGCGAGCGTCGACCCGGACCGCTTGCCCGACACGTGGCTGTGCGCGATGAACTTTTGGGATCCGTTCCACGATGtgtgcgaggcgccggaagaAGACTATCGAGACACAgtcgtcgcgcaggcgcagccttTCGCTCTCCCCAACGCGGCGACAGCTGGCTTCTCGCCGGGGGGTAGGGAGGCGGGCCCGGGCctggaggacgacggcgcggcggggagcCAGAGGGCGGTCTGCGAAGACCCGCTCGCCAGGTTCCTCGAGACACAGGCGAACGGtgcggccgacggcgcgtctgcgggtgCAGCTagccagcgcgccgcgctaGCCGGCTTCAAGTTGTCTTCGTCGCTGGTGCcgggagggggcggcggcggcgcgggcgacagccgcagcaggagccCATCGCTGCTCAAGAGCCACGAGCGAGAGGGGGCTTTCGACGACGGAAAGGCGTTCAGCCcaggggggagaggcgagcggcttctctcgggcgtcgcgcccgcagggctcctctcgtcgccctcgaagaAGCACGATGGCagctcgtccgccgcctcgctgctcctggcgcacgcgcaggGTTCCttgggcgccggcgacccgcTGGTGggctcgcggctggcggccgcgggcggcggggtGTCTCcgcacgccggcggagaccggTTCGCGAGTGGGCGCCACCACGCCTGccacggcgcgggcgccggaaggagccggcgcgggcgcggagccggcggagacgtgcGCGGCCTCAGGGGAAGGGgtgaggaagaggagggccgccgagacgaagacctcgaggccgcgaagatGCGAGAGCGgctcgaggagctcgccgaCCCCAAATTCATCGCTCTTGCACAGAGACAAG GACCCGGACACGATTTGgcgttctctgcgccgtGGGCGACaggccccgccgcgcccttctcgccgcaggcctcggcgtcgagcgGTCACTCCGCAGACACTTTCGCGGAGGGAGCG GCGATAACAGTGCTGAGGGTTCCATCGGTAGAAAAGGAAGCGGGGCATCCCCTGGCTGATCGACTCATGCTGTACGCAGCTGACG GCACGGTCGCGAGCTGCTTGGCGTGCGAGTTGCCCTTTcagacgctgcagctgcggctgctggaggcgTATCGGTACGAGACATCGCGCCCGTCGACGGATGCACCTCTGGACTTCTCCTTTCTTTCGTCAGCGGGGACCTCGACAGGCGGTCGCCGGcaccgaggcggcgacggagacacgcctggagccgcgcgagagggcgcctCGCTGAGTCTCTCGGGGCGCGAGGGCCGCGGGGGGAAGAacacgggcggcgcggcgccgggcgcggggcggtctgccgcagcggagacgcttcttccgccgtcgTGTCTCCAGTTTTTCTCGCACATGGACGCGCAAGGCGTccggggggtggggggggacgcgggcgagttcgcggctgcgcgcggcgaagaccgcgacggcgcggcctctgcgtttcCCTGCTTTGACTtcctcgaggcggcggcgcacgggAAGGCTGGGCtcgacgcgtgcggcgggAAGCAGGggttcgcggcgtcgccctccgcgggcagcgcagcccgcgggggcgcgggagccgccctcgacggcggcgacccgcAGGCCTCGtacgtctcctcgctgctggaGAAGAGCGTCAGCaacggcgtcttcgtctcgcagaagaacctcgcggcgctggcgtcctCGAACGAGCTCTGCGTCAGCCTAGACTTCGCCGCGAACGTCCACTGGCCGGGACTGGAGACGCTCTCCTCGGActcagacgaagaagaggagcggcggctgctggaagagtgcagacgcgacgccgaggcggagggacgcAGGAGGGGCGAGTggacgggcggcgcggcgctggcggcgctccgagagacgcggcgcagggagcgggggcgcgagcgcgagcggcggatgCGCAGCATGCACAAGTCGCTGCAGGACTTGATGGCGCTGTGTCCCGTGCTCGCGAAGTCCGCGGTGCCCttctgcgaggaggcgcggggagaggcggcgaccaagagggaggacgagcgcgaggcccgGTTGCAGACGCACTCGAGGCGCAAGAAGGACAGCGAAagccgctgcctgccgccgcccggagagcggcgccgagaagacggcagagcgcgcgccggcgaagaggaccCAGTtgctggcgcggaggagccgcggccgGACGAGAAAAGGGGGGGTCGCGAGAagccggggggcggcggcgggtcgcgcggaaggccgTTCGCGGTCTTGGAGCTGAAAGACATCATCGGCCTCGTCTGCATGGCCCCcgacgcgtgcggcgacgaggcgcaggaagacgacgccgccgaggacgaaAGCAAACGCGAAcgcgagaaaagaaagcggaaaaagGGCTTCCAGGAAGATGAACCAGAAGACGAAGCCGAAGACCAAAGAGAAGCCGACACGAAGACCGCACGCAaggacgaagcagaagacaaagcggacgcgcagagcgcgcggcgagaggagagagaagacgagggcgaggcacGCGGGAAGGCAGATagagacgcagcgggcgTGGCCCCGAGCCTGGCGGAGGCAGGtgcggaagacgccgactcgcttccgccggcaagagaagaagaggatggcgcacgcggagaagagacggaactagagagagaagaagaaacgccTCCGGACGAGAGAAAGGCCTTCTCAGCCGAGAAGACTGAGGCCGAGCGCGCccccgaaggcgaggcgcaggatgTGGAGGACGCGAGCGAAGCTGACGGCTCCAAGTTGGAAGAAAAAGCGGCAGACGAGATGACGAAATCTCTTCTGACCGAGTCTCCCCGTCACCCGTCGCCAACACTAGAAGAGAAGGGCCGTCGCGCGGGGGCGGAGTCGCTTGAAGGCGAAGATGAGTCCTGCGGGCTTCCCGCGGTGCCTTTGGCCGCGGATTTCAATGCTGAAACGAGACGAGACGGCGGGAAGCaggaagacggagacgaggcgcgggagcgaggaagaaaacggcgatcgggcgcgctgggcgacaccgaggaggcagacaagGAGTCGGTGCAGAgcgcgcaggaagaagaagagcgaaacAACGCGCCGGAAGATGAAGCAtccgcgagcggagaccAAGAAGAAACCGGGGAAGACAAGACGCAAGGCGAAAAGGAGCGGACGCGTGCGGAGCGCAGAAGGGAgccagctgcaggcggcgatgAACAGGAGGGAAAGGCGCAGATAAAGgccggagacgaagaggcgaaggagcagagcgagagcctgaaggaggaagaaagcacgccgcctgcagaagaaaaaggagacagtGTCGCAGCGGGCGGAAAGCAggaagaggccgctgcgggcgacgagaggcgcgagcgtttccttcttccccCAGAAGAGATTCCGCCGgtgcaggaagaagaggagccgAAGGGCGACAAGCGACCGCGACAAGATGATGTCTCTGTCGAAGTGGgaaaggcgcccgcggcagaaCTCGAAGAGGATCCGGACGATGTTttgccggcgtcgccgccgagggcgaagaagcggaagcgcagCGTCGTGTTGTCTtcggacgaagaagacgcgcaggagtGCGACACAACGGTGCTcgccgagggagaagaagagacagcggaagAAATGAAGGAGGGGGTGATGGAGCAAGAAAATAAggaagcagcgaaggaggGCAGTGAGGAAGACGCTCaggcgggaggcgctgaGGAGGGCTCAAAGAAAGAAgctgaagacgaaggagcagAATGCGCCACGCTCGAAGACACGGCGAGAGAAatcggcggagaagaggaagaagcgactATTGAGCAGGAACTGaagagcggcagcgcagcggaaacaggaagcagcgcagagcgagagagggaagtCGCGccgaagggcggcggcgctcacctcgagagcgagagagaaggggagGGGCGAGGTGAAGAAGGGGGAGTCGCAGAAAAGGCAGGCCGAAGGGACTCGAACGCacgggaggaaggcgagaagaagccggAGCCTAGGGAGGAcccaggcgacgacgcagaagagaggggaggtgcagaggaaggaaaggGCACCGAGGCCAGGGAGCATGAAGAAGACAtggaagagagagacttCGTGGTGGCTGAGCAGGTGCTCCTGAAGACGACAGACCtccacgcggccgcggctctgGCATCGCCCTTCGACGCGCAGTCTGAGGAGTGccgccgagacgcggaggacgtcgcggaggaaaagacagaagaggcaagcgagaaggcggcagaaATGGCAAGCGACAACGAAGAGGATGCGGTAGAAAAAAACTTCAAAGAAAGCGAGCGTGGCGAGGAGTCAGAGGGGGGGCAGACCTCGGAGGGAGAAAACcacagcggcgaagaggagggaatGAAGGGCAACGACGGAAAAGGTGTCTCCGGAGacgtctctttctcgccatctccgctgtctcccgATGGCGAGAGGAAAGAGCCGAGACGATCTGTTTCGCAAGAAAGAAGTGAGAAGATGCgtgacggcgccgcctcaccGCGCGCGGACCAAGACGagcccagcgccgcgacgggcgctgcgccggccgaCGAGTCTTCGCCAGCCTCGTCTTCTGTccctgcctcgtcttctgtTCCTTCTGGCTatccctcttcttcttcctttcctcctcccgcgtcgtcgtctccctctccttcgtcttcttccgcgccgggGTCTCGCGCGCTGAGTCGGCGACTCTCCAAGGGTGGtgccgagagccgcggcgaggcctctgGCGAGTGCGTGGACAGTAGAGACGCGTCGGCTGGAAGCGAAGCGGGGGAGTCGAGTGCGTCGTCGAGGGCGGGGCAGTTAGCTCACGAGGGAGAAAGGGAGCAAGCGGGTTGGGCTCTCTTCGCGGAAGCTGCGTcaaagaaggaaaaggagCCGCGTGCTTCGCTTCTCTCACCTGAAAAAGAAGCCTTGGAAAAAGGTCGcgtgtcgccggcgccgaccgACGGCGCGGGGGAATGCCCTCCGgtgtctccctcgtcttccaacgagggaggaagccgcgacgagagccgcggtagcggcgacgcccgcgcgagtgagggggggggcgaggcgtGGAACGGGCTCACACACTCTAGAGGCTcctcgcgaggccgcggagagcaggaggagggcgtggaaggcgaagcggaggctgggcgggagtcgcggcgcgtctcttcgccggcgtcgtgtctctcggaaggcgacagcagccGTGCGTCTCGCGGGCAGTCCCCCCAcgggcgcgagaagaggcgaagaggggaCAACAGTGCCCCCGAGGCGTTcacgccgcggaagcgaagagagggcgagcgcgacgaaagcggagagggcgagcaggACACGGGAGACAGCAACAGGCTAAGCCGCTCTCCGTCGCAGTgtctgctgccgcctccgtctcccatgtcttctccgccttcgcctggaCCGCGGGACCTGCTCTCGAACCCCGAGGTGGACTCGCCGTCCCTCCTCACCGCGCGGTCTGGCGCGgctcctgcttcgcctgcggactCCCCAGACTCGCTgacggcagaggaggaggacccCGCCACTCGACCGCCCCGAGACGGCgagttttcttctcgcccaCCGTCCGCGGCCGGCCCTCTCGGGTCCCCACCGTCGCCCCccggcgcgttcgcctcgggctctcctccgtctcgctggtcgctgccgccctcgtcgtctctgccgcgcccgcctccaccgGGTCTCCACTCGGCCCGTGGAGGCGAGGGGAAGAACTCCGGAAGTTCGTCGGTCTCTCCGCTCCCGGCAAGAGGCCTGCGAGAAGGTGGCGACGGGATCCTGGGCCCCGGAGGACGGCTCAGAGACCCCCTTGGGTCGGACCGGTTTTCGGGTGCGCGCCACTTGTCGCGCGCCCCCCCTCCGGGCAAAGGCCCCGCGCGAGGAttcggcgacggagaggacgacCGGCGCGGGAACACCAGACCCGCTCTGCGCGAGATCGAGCCTCAGCCTCACAGAGGCCCCGGCGGCGGACCGGGGCGACTGATCGTGTTGAGTGTGGAAGGTTCCTCAGCTGGGAAGGACTCGGAAGAGAGTAGCCCCGGCGgagctgtctcctcttcgggGTCGCGCCGGGGTTCGCCTGGAGCCCCGAGTCTCCCTTCCGCGGGCCCCTCGGGCCTGACGGGGTTTCcgagcgtcggcgccgctgcggacaCGCATTCGCGGCCGGTGCGCCCCCGCGTCTTCAATCTGCCCTCTGGCGCGtcagctttttcttcctTGGGGGCCTCTGGAACGGGTTTCGGTTCGAGCGCTGCGCCATTCTTTGGCCGTTCGGGCTCGGgtggagaagacgcggctcctccgcgtcaTCGCCACGACGAAGAATCTCGCGGCTCCGGAGGACCGCGGTTGGcgggcggtggcggcggcttGAGCAACGGCCGCGACAGTGGGTCTCTGCTGGGCGCTGGGCCGCCTCGTGGAAAGAGCCGCGACGGCTGGCTCTTCTCGTCCTTGCCTGGCAGACCTCCCgtttgcggcggcgggccccCAGGCTTTTCTTCGTCCTATTCCTCGGGAGATGAATCGCGTGAGTATCCCGGCTCGCGGCCCCCGGGCGCGCCCGTCCTtctcctgccgccgccttctttttCCGGCTCGGCAAAGTCCGGCTTCTCTTCGTCGTACTCTTCCTTGTCTTCCTCatctttctcttcgtttccttgccgcgacggcgagagcccgcggggcggcgacgatGGAGCCCGTCCGACGGtcggagagagcggcgacggcgcgggcctgctgCCTCCCCCTTCGCGCCGCGGGGACGGCTGGTGGAAcgacgagcgaggagagcgaaggaggccCGGTGGCGGCAACGCAGAGCCCTGTTTTTCGAGTTaccagggcggcgacggagggtcctcgttctcttccttctcgagaggccggcggagCAACAGTCGAGAGATTTCGGACTTCtacggaggcgacggcgcgggcccCAGATCCGGCGGCGGGACGCCCTggtccgcaggcgctgaggGACGGGGCGCACGAGATGTAGGCGGCGGATATCGGTCCTCGCTCCGACGGAGGGACGATATATAG
- a CDS encoding putative mrna cleavage factor family protein (encoded by transcript BESB_080820), with translation MESSLHDTGSSPDLGTEDANGETLLVASAASSGSDDEHDVLADLSGAYLPPLHAASEPPDGEDAGEAAASAGARRRPEGAPGPAAGASLVAATPEKPGAEAPSSTPTQARGGSLGPAAAAARRELRESEWAVFAASSYESQAEAQFEGKWEFLSSAKKSQAGAAGTAGTAGAAAASRLLAKRLETYQRQGLRRSVAPVLLCHLREYLHVLLLFHREARRYTLLTFKAKSWERPEDVLERKLEKILTKHRSEVHKSLANYTWVAPEQNEKVTADVREFLGEWWRPELDEEPLPFLPPHVTRPKERIRLYQVQLPQKCSFRLPPALSLAAIPLFDLLRPEIHGLALAGIPHMLSRFRFRLLELSVTWMDSSTPSIGTGRRSKGTGGRRDQEEDEEEDFSPAFLEELTSQDAAMETVNEQGPTEELPPELAALAAEEEEDA, from the exons ATGGAGAGCTCTCTGCACGACACTGGCTCGTCCCCGGACTTGGGGACTGAGGACGCGAACGGTGAGACGCTACTCGTtgcttccgcggcctccagcgggTCCGACGATGAGCATGACGTCCTTGCCGATCTCTCTGGAGCGTATttgcctccgctgcacgcggccTCCGAGCCGCCCGACGGGGAGGACGCCGGGGAAGCTGCCGCTTCcgcgggcgctcgccgcaggccaGAGGGAGCTCCGGGGCCTGCTGCCGGGGCCAGtctcgtcgcggcgacgccggagaagccgggcgcagaggcaccTTCGTCGACtccgacgcaggcgcggggcggCTCGCTGgggccagcggcggcggcggcgcggcgggaacTCCGCGAGTCAGAGTGGGCGGTgttcgcggcctcgtcctACGagtcgcaggcggaggcgcagttCGAGGGCAAGTGGGAgttcctctcctccgcgaagaagagccaggcgggggcggcggggacaGCGGggacggcgggggcggcggcggcctcgcgtctgctcgccAAGCGCCTCGAGACCTACCAGCGCCAgggtctgcggcgctccgTCGCGCCGGTGCTGCTTTGTCACCTGAGGGAGTACCTGCATGTGCTGCTGCTCTTTcaccgcgaggcgcgacgctaCACGCTTCTCACCTTTAAGGCCAAGAGCTGGGAGCGACCCGAGGACGTGCTCGAGCGAAAACTGGAGAAAATCCTGACCAAGCACCGCTCGGAAGTCCACAAGAGCCTCGCCAACTACACCTGGGTCGCCCCTGAACAAAACGAAAAAGTCACCGCAGACGTGCGGGAGTTCCTCGGAGAGTGGTGGCGACCGGAACTAGACGAAGAGCCGCTCCCCTTCCTCCCGCCCCATGTCACCAGACCTAAAGAACGAATTCGACTCTACCAG gtgcagctgccgcagaagTGCTCCTtccggctgccgccggcgctctcgctggcggcgattCCGCTGTTCGATCTGCTGCGGCCTGAGATCCACGGCCTGGCGCTCGCTGGGATTCCTCACATGCTGTCGCGGTTCCGCTTTCGCCTGCTGGAGCTCTCCGTGACGTGGATGGACAGCTCGACGCCCTCGATCGGCACGGGTCGCCGCTCGAAGGGGACAGGGGGGCGGCGAGAccaggaggaggacgaggaggaagacttCTCGCCCGCCTTCCTCGAAGAGCTGACGTCGCAGGACGCGGCGATGGAGACGGTCAACGAGCAGGGGCCGACGGAGGAGCTGCCGCCGGAGCTCGCTGCGCtagctgcagaggaggaggaggacgcgtgA